DNA from Alkalispirochaeta americana:
AGGGGCGCTGTGAAATGGTTCGGAACAGCGATTCTCTTGATGTCTTTTCCGGGTCTCTGGAGCAGCTCCGGAAGCAGGCGATACCGGTGATCGAGCCGATTTCGCAACAGAAAAAAGGGTGATCTCCCCGCCGGGTTGACACCATTTTTTGGAATGAGTATAGTTTTGGTTCTACAAACAAGTGGAAAAATCAGTATAGCACAAAGATTTCTGAGTTCTTTCTGTATTCTGCAAGTTAACCTGCCTCTTTGGTAAATTGTATAAATGGAGTCATCCATGTCAGATAACGACGAACAGCAAGCACTTTCTCCCAGAGAAGAAACAAACGGTGACGATCTTGAGCAATCTCGGAATCAGTCAAAATCGGAATCACCCAAGGTGCGGGCACCACGGCGCCCTCCTGTAAAGAAAAAGCGGGTCCGAGTAGCCCTCGTGAAAGATGGTGACACCGGTGGAGATCGGGCCGCAGGGCGTGATTCCGGTGACGCCGGACAAAACGGCCGGATGCCTTCGGGGACAAACGGACAAGGCAATGAAGGGAACGTCGATTTCTCTCATCCCCGCGACGAGAAGAGCCTGAGCATAAATGAGCTCACCATGATGAACATGAAGCTCCTTCGCGATCTGGCTGAGGAAATGGGAATAGCTCCCGATAATTTGCCTGCCTTGAAAAAGCAGGAGGTTATCTTTGCCATCCTGAAGGCTCATACCGAACGGAACGGGACAATTTTTGCCTATGGGTCCCTGGAGATTCTCCCCGACGGATACGGTTTCCTTCGCAGTCCTCAGCACTCGTACCTTTCCGGTCCCGACGATATCTACATATCGCCGTCGCAGATTCGCCTCTTTAACCTGAAGACCGGGGACACCGTATACGGTCAGATACGCCCTCCAAAAGAGGGTGAGCGGTTCTTTGCCATGCTCCGTGTGGAAACGGTGAACTTTGACCACCCCTCGGTTGCCCAGACCAGGATACCTTTTGACAACCTGACCCCCCTCTATCCCGACGCACGCCTCGATATGGAAACCCGGTCGGGTGACAGCTCAACGCGCATGATCAACCTCTTTTGTCCCATCGGAAAGGGCCAGCGAGGACTGATCGTTTCTCCTCCCCGAACGGGAAAGACGGTGTTGCTGCAAAAGATCGCCAACGCGATCACAGAGAACCATCCCGAAGCATACCTTATTGTTTTGCTGATCGATGAACGTCCCGAAGAGGTGACGGACATGCAGCGCAACGTAAAGGCCGAGGTGATTGCCTCAACCTTCGATGAGCAGGCCCAGCGTCATGTCCAGGTTGCCGAGATGGTTCTGGAGAAAAGCCGGCGTCTGGTCGAACACGGAAAGGATGTGGTTATCCTTCTGGACTCGATAACCCGTCTTGCCCGGGCTTACAACCAGACCGTGCCGACCTCGGGAAAGATTCTCTCGGGAGGTGTCGACTCCAACGCCCTGCATAAGCCAAAACGCTTCTTTGGAGCGGCCCGGAACATCGAGGATGGCGGAAGCCTCACGGTGGTTGCCACAGCCTTGATCGAGACGGGCAGCCGCATGGACGAGGTCATTTTTGAGGAGTTCAAGGGCACGGGTAACATGGAGATTATCCTGGACCGGCGCCTGGCAGACCGGCGTATTTTCCCTGCGATAAACGTGAAGAAATCCGGCACCCGTCGGGAAGACCTTCTCCTTACCGAGGAAGAGCTCCGGAAAATGTGGGTTCTGCGTAAAGTGATAAGTCCCATGGATGACCTGGAAGTCCTGGAGTTGCTCATTGACAGGATGAACAAAACCAAGAATAATAGCGACTTCCTTCAGTCGATGAATACATCAGGTGCTGATTGAGATTTTCGGAGGATTCAATGAGAGATATACACCCTAATTACCGAGATGTTGTCTTCAAGGACACCGCCAGTGGAACAATGTTCCTTACCCGTTCCACGGTACAGACAAACCAGACTGTGAAGTATGACGATGGCCAGGAATATCCCCTCTACGAGGTGGAAATCTCCAGCGCTTCTCATCCCTTTTACACAGGAAAGCAGAAGCTGGTTGATACGGCTGGGCGTGTCGAGCGGTTCCGGAAGATGTACAACATCAAGAGCTGATGGTTTACCCGGCGTTACCCTGTGTGGGGTGATATTGCCGGGAACTATCCCGAGCCTGCCAGGCCGGGTGTGGAAAGCGGAGTTCTCTGGAGCTCCGCTTTTTTTTCTGGCAGCCTATTGCCTTTCGGGTTTTCCCGATTTTTCCCGGAGGAACAGGACCAGCGCAGCGCAGGCCACGGCAGCTTTTCCCAGGAGATCACCGATCGCCTGGTAGAGAGTCCACTCCCCGGGGGGGATGGGGACGGAGAAGACAGCGGCGTTGCTCTCGAACATGGGCATGGCCTGCGCCATTTCTCCTCGCCGGTTTATCACTGCTGTGAGGCCGCTGTTGGTCCCCCTGACAAGGGGTCTGCGCAGTTCGATCGTGCGCAACCGGGCTGCCAGGTAATGCTGGGTCTGGGCAGAATCCTGGCGGCTCCAGGAATTATTGGTCAGATTAATCAGGATCTCGGCTCCCTCAAGGACCATCTCTCGCGGAACCCACCCGAAGGCATCTTCAAAACAGATCGGTAACCCCGCCAGAAGGATCGTGTCTCCTGCGGGAATCTTGACGGGGGCACTGCTTCCTCCAGGAACCCATGTGCCGTAGAGTCCCACCACGGTTCGAAAAAAACGCTGGACCGCCGGAACGTGCCAGAACGGGATTGATTCGGCAAAGGGCACAAGTTGTTGCTTTCCGTAGGAGGCCAGAAGAGTCCCCTCGGGAGAGATCAGAATAGCGCTGTTGTGATAGTCCTCTGGTTCTTGTCCTTCCCCTGCTGCCGCAGGAGCTCCTGTAAGCAAGGGAATATCCAGGCGCCGAAGGAACTCGCGGAAGGGAAGTTGATCGGGCACCTCCTCGTAGAACGAGTCATCTTGCCGGTAGGGACGGCGCAGGGCCGTTTCGCTCCACAAGACAAAATCAACAGCCTCCGGGGATGTTTGCTGATGTTCCTGGAGCGCCTCCAGGGTAAGATCCTGAGCCTGCAGGAGCGCTTCAGAAAAAAGCCCCGGTTGCCAGCTGTCGATATTTTGTTGCACCAGGAGGATGTGAACGCTCCGATGATGATCGTCAGGGCCCAGGGTGGCCAGTCGATAGTGGCCGAATCCCCCCAGAACCAGCACGAGTGCTCCCGCAGCGACCACGTGGTGGTCCAGGGGTCTGGTCAGAAATGGTCTGGCCCGCAGGCGCTTTGCCAGGGCAACCAGGACCCCCTCACTCCGGTATTGCAACAGCAATTCCGCGCCAATTGCATTTATCCAGGCTGCAAGAAAGGAGAGCCCCCAGGGGCCAACCAGTTCTGCGCTTTGTGCCAGGCCGGTCCAGAGCGAGAGAGGGTAGGCGATGAGCCCCCAGGGATATCCCAGGAAGCCAACTGATTTGAGAAACTCGTAACCGGTCCAGAGAAGCGCCAGATGAAGCGGTCTGTGCCAGCTCTCCCCTGGGAGGAGCCCCTCTCCTGCCAGGGCTCTCTCTCCCGGGATCGATCGGGGCCGGGGCGACCCCCGGTGGATCGCATCGAAGAGAAAGGTGAAAAGCAGATAGTTATACCCTGCGTAACCCGCCATGGCTCCACCCAGAGTCCAGATGGAGAACTCGCCAAAGAAGGCAAGCCAGTAGTTGGCCCCGGCGGTACTCGCTGCGCCAAAGACGACGCCCAGGAGAGCCGCTTTGTTGCGGGAGCTGCTCCGGTAGAGGGCAAGAAAGACCGGAATCAGCGCCACCAGGCCCAGGAACGGACTGCCCCAGACAAAAAGCTCGTTCGGGAGCGCCAGCGTGAGCAGGGCCGCCGAAAAAAGTGTCAGTAGAAGATTCACCCCTTCAGCATAGCGAAAGAAGGAAAAAATGTGTATGGAGCCGCTCTTCCTGGTGGGAACTCTCAGAAGATATCTCCCTCCGGGCCGATCTCAAAGAGCAGTTCGAAGATTCAGGCTTTGACACAGGACTGCGCCGGTGCTACAGTTCCGGTGTGACTGTTCTACTAACCAACGACGATGGCATTCTTAGTCCCGGCCTGAAGGCGCTGGAGGATGTGTTCTCGGAGAACCACGACGTCTGGGTTGTGGCCCCCGATGGGGAGAGGAGCGGCTTTTCCAACAGCATTACCCTCTCGGAACCCATTCGCTGTACCCAGGTGGGGGAGCGCTCCTTCGCGATCAGTGGTACCCCCGCCGATTGTGTCATCCTTGCCACTCTGGGAGCCATTCCTGTCATGCCGGACCTGGTCGTGTCTGGTATAAACATCGGAGCAAATCTGGGGTCGGATATCGTCTATTCCGGAACTTGCGCCGGGGCGAGACAGGCGGCGTACAAGGGCATCCCGGGAATCGCCGTGTCCCTGAACAGTTTTCATCAGCCATTCCACTTCGATCCGGTCTGCGAGTTTCTTGTCAGCCACCTTTCCGAGTTGATGAATCTCTGGGATGACGGCCATTTTATCAACATAAACGTCCCGAACCTTACCTCCTACCGTTCCGTGGAGATAACCACACCGGCGGTGCGGCTCTATCAGGATAGACTCCTGCCCTTCGAGCCTCCTCGGGGAGGCACGTATTACTTTGTGGATGGCCGTCCCGAACAGCGGGAACTGGAGCCGGGAACAGATTGGTATGCCGTTGAGCAGGGGAACCTTTCAGTAAGTCCCATCATGCTGAATCCGGTAAATCATGAGGCCGAACGCCACTACCGGGCAAGCGGACTGATCAAAGGGTCGTGAACGAGGGGCCATGAACGAGGGGATACGCCTCTACCAGCAAGGAAAGTATCGCGCCGCGCTGGATCATTTCCTGGAAATCGCCGTGGAACCGGCTCAGGAGTCGCTCCTGAGTTACTATTTGGGATTGTGTTATACTCACCTGGGGAAGTACGACGAAGCTCTTTTATACCTGGAGCAGGTGGTCGGGTCTGATATTGGATTCCTCCATATCTATCAAGCCCGAATGATTATGGGCTACGCCTACGCAGTAACGGGGCGATACCGCCTGGCGGAGTTCGAGTTGAACCGTCTCCTGGAGGACGGGTACGAATCTGCAAAAGTGTACGCTGCCCTGGCCTACGCCATCTACGCCCAAGGTAAAACGGCTCCGGCGATCGCTCATCTGGAGAAGGCCCTTCGGATCGATCCCGAGAACGCCAACGCCTTGAACTCGCTGGGGTTCATTCTGGCGGAGAACAACATTCAGATCGAGACCGCCCGGGAATACTGCCTTCGGGCTCTTCAGCGTTATCCTGAAAACCCGGCCTATCTGGACTCTTTGGCCATGGTCTATCGTCGATCGGGAAACCTGCAGCAAGCCAAGGAGCTCTACGAACGGGCAGTGCGTCTCTCCCGAGGTATGAGAGAGATCGTGGATCACTATAAGGATCTGCTCCGTTCTGCGGGGGTGAAAATATGATGCCCCGCGGAAGAATGCTGCCTGTGGCCCTGGCAGGGGTCGTGGTCTTTCTTCTGGGAGGGCTCCGGGCCGAAGCGATCGATATGGATGCAGCGCGGGCACAGGAAGAGTTCCGCTGGGGAGTAGAGGCCTACCATGCAACCCGTTTCAGCGATGCCATAGTAGCCTTCACACGGGCTCTGGCCTTCAAGCCCGAGGATCCTCTTGCCCGGGAGTGGCTTGGTCGGGCTTTTTTCCGCAGCGGCTTTGAAGACGCTGCCGTGAACGAATGGGATCTCCTTGCAGACCGCGATGCGGCGGGGGCTTACCTCCTGTCCCGCCTGGAGGTGCTCCAATATCGTCGCGGAATTGCTCCCTTTGAAGATAGCGACCCCCGGTTCTCGCGATCTCACCTTATCCGGGGGGGCGAGGGGCCCCGAACCGGCGGGGGGGATGTCCCGTTCTTTCAGCGCCCCACCGGAGCAGCCACCGATCTTGAAGGAAACCTTTATCTTGTCTCCCTGGCTACCCAGGAGATCCTGAAAATCTCACCCAACGGGCGGCTGGTGCGCCGTTTTCGCGGAGGGTTCCAATCCCTGAACCGTCCCTTCGATGTGCAGTGGCACCAGGGGAAGCTCTTTGTTACCGAGTTCGGGGCCCATCGAGTGGCGATCCTGGATGAACGGGGGAACCGGATCGGGCAGTTCGGCGAAAGAGGGCTTGGCGAAGGACAAATGGTGGGGCCTCAGTACCTGGCCCTGGACGGGGATGGCCACGTCTATGTTACAGACTGGGGTCGGCGACGGGTGAGCGTCTTTTCTCCGGAGGGAGAGTATCTCCTGTCTTTCGGAGGCCCTTCGGGAAACACCTTTTCGGGGCTGCACTATCCTGCGGGAATCGCCCTCCGGGATGGGCGGGTCTATGTGGCCGATCGGGACACCGAGGGCGCAGCTCTGGTTGTCTTTGATACAGCAGGGAACCATCTTGAGCGAATCCCCCTTCCCCTGGAGGATGAAGACTTTTCTCCTTCCGGTGTGGCTGGCGGGGGAGTGGAGGGGCTTGCCTGGTACGACGAATCACGACTTCTCGTCGCGGCAGGCAGGCAGGTATTGCTCTTTGATCCTCTCCAGCGGAATGTTGTAACGGTAATTGATGACGCCGAGCGCAAGCGAGTTGGTCCCGTTGCTGTCGATGCCAACGGCCGAATCCTGGTGGGAGATATCGATGGGAGCGAAGTTGCTCTTTTTGAGCCGGAAGGGACCCTCTACAGTGGTCTGGATGTACAGATAGAGCAGGTTCTGGCGGGGAACTTTCCTCGCGTGGCCTTGCTGGTGGCGGTCCATGATCGTGCCGGGCGGCCACTGGTGGGGCTCTCGCGGGAGAACTTCGTTATC
Protein-coding regions in this window:
- a CDS encoding type B 50S ribosomal protein L31 — protein: MRDIHPNYRDVVFKDTASGTMFLTRSTVQTNQTVKYDDGQEYPLYEVEISSASHPFYTGKQKLVDTAGRVERFRKMYNIKS
- a CDS encoding tetratricopeptide repeat protein, with product MNEGIRLYQQGKYRAALDHFLEIAVEPAQESLLSYYLGLCYTHLGKYDEALLYLEQVVGSDIGFLHIYQARMIMGYAYAVTGRYRLAEFELNRLLEDGYESAKVYAALAYAIYAQGKTAPAIAHLEKALRIDPENANALNSLGFILAENNIQIETAREYCLRALQRYPENPAYLDSLAMVYRRSGNLQQAKELYERAVRLSRGMREIVDHYKDLLRSAGVKI
- the lnt gene encoding apolipoprotein N-acyltransferase, producing the protein MNLLLTLFSAALLTLALPNELFVWGSPFLGLVALIPVFLALYRSSSRNKAALLGVVFGAASTAGANYWLAFFGEFSIWTLGGAMAGYAGYNYLLFTFLFDAIHRGSPRPRSIPGERALAGEGLLPGESWHRPLHLALLWTGYEFLKSVGFLGYPWGLIAYPLSLWTGLAQSAELVGPWGLSFLAAWINAIGAELLLQYRSEGVLVALAKRLRARPFLTRPLDHHVVAAGALVLVLGGFGHYRLATLGPDDHHRSVHILLVQQNIDSWQPGLFSEALLQAQDLTLEALQEHQQTSPEAVDFVLWSETALRRPYRQDDSFYEEVPDQLPFREFLRRLDIPLLTGAPAAAGEGQEPEDYHNSAILISPEGTLLASYGKQQLVPFAESIPFWHVPAVQRFFRTVVGLYGTWVPGGSSAPVKIPAGDTILLAGLPICFEDAFGWVPREMVLEGAEILINLTNNSWSRQDSAQTQHYLAARLRTIELRRPLVRGTNSGLTAVINRRGEMAQAMPMFESNAAVFSVPIPPGEWTLYQAIGDLLGKAAVACAALVLFLREKSGKPERQ
- the surE gene encoding 5'/3'-nucleotidase SurE is translated as MTVLLTNDDGILSPGLKALEDVFSENHDVWVVAPDGERSGFSNSITLSEPIRCTQVGERSFAISGTPADCVILATLGAIPVMPDLVVSGINIGANLGSDIVYSGTCAGARQAAYKGIPGIAVSLNSFHQPFHFDPVCEFLVSHLSELMNLWDDGHFININVPNLTSYRSVEITTPAVRLYQDRLLPFEPPRGGTYYFVDGRPEQRELEPGTDWYAVEQGNLSVSPIMLNPVNHEAERHYRASGLIKGS
- the rho gene encoding transcription termination factor Rho → MSDNDEQQALSPREETNGDDLEQSRNQSKSESPKVRAPRRPPVKKKRVRVALVKDGDTGGDRAAGRDSGDAGQNGRMPSGTNGQGNEGNVDFSHPRDEKSLSINELTMMNMKLLRDLAEEMGIAPDNLPALKKQEVIFAILKAHTERNGTIFAYGSLEILPDGYGFLRSPQHSYLSGPDDIYISPSQIRLFNLKTGDTVYGQIRPPKEGERFFAMLRVETVNFDHPSVAQTRIPFDNLTPLYPDARLDMETRSGDSSTRMINLFCPIGKGQRGLIVSPPRTGKTVLLQKIANAITENHPEAYLIVLLIDERPEEVTDMQRNVKAEVIASTFDEQAQRHVQVAEMVLEKSRRLVEHGKDVVILLDSITRLARAYNQTVPTSGKILSGGVDSNALHKPKRFFGAARNIEDGGSLTVVATALIETGSRMDEVIFEEFKGTGNMEIILDRRLADRRIFPAINVKKSGTRREDLLLTEEELRKMWVLRKVISPMDDLEVLELLIDRMNKTKNNSDFLQSMNTSGAD